The genomic DNA ACGACGGGGCCGTGGCGGCCGCCGACGCAGCCATTTTTGAGGCGGTCGGTTCCGTTTCCGGAGTGTCGCCGTCACGGAACTGCCCTTTGTTCATGGCGTAAATTTGCTTTTCCAGCCGCTCCACCCGATCGGCCATCTTAAAGACGCTTTCCGTGACCCGGTTGCCGAACCCCTTCATGGCCGGAGAGACGGCTTCATCAAAGAGCTTGACGGCGACCATCGTCTTCTGGGTGATTGACATCTCAACCACATTGCGCACCGTCGATTTGATCATCGACTCCAATTCGGGACGAAGTTGTTCCAGGTTGTCGCGGGCGATGGCGTCATCGATCAGACGCGACAGGATCTCGGGAATCGGTTCACCCTGCAAATCGGATTGGCCTTCAAGCCAGTGGAGTCGTTCCGGTGATAGTTCCAACGTGATCTTCTTTGATTTGGTCAATTGGAAAACCCCTCTCTTTGTCTCGTCCAGTCTCTTTCTCTTGGGTTTCCAGATACGTCGTGCCCTCGTTCCCATTTTACCGGAAACATTTTGGGATTGTCGAGGGAGGTCGCGCCGCCTGTGACTTCGATTCTTGCTCCATTACGGAAAGTATAACAAATAATTAACTTTCACAACAGGTGGTGTTGTTTTTCACATTCGCAAGTCCTTTTTTATTGATTATTCAGGCGATGGATTCGGTGAGGGATTCCCTGTCCGACAGGCGACGCGTTTCAATGATTTGAAGGGCATGTCGCCTTCCGCTTCGGGGAAAAGCTACTGTAGGGTGAAAGGCATGGTCGAAGAGAACAAACAGAGCTTTTGGAACACCTTCCTCTACAAACACCGCAAGGACGAACTGCCTCCGCCCGATGACCGCTCCGGGAAGGTCGAGCGGGCCTTGCCGGCCTCCCTGGAGGCGACGAAGGACGCATTGAAACAAGCCCTCGGCGAGCCCAAGGATCTCTTTTTTCGCCCCATCGAGAATCCGGCGCTGGGTCGCAAATTTCTCCTGGCCGCCATTGAGGGTCTCATCGACAAAAAAGAATTGGCCCTCCATGTGATTGAGCCCTTGCAGAACGCGCCGCCCCAGGACGAGTCGTCCGATATTTTTGAGGCGCTTGGAGAGACGGTCATCTCTGTCCCCAACTGGCAGAAGATCAAAACGCTCGATCAGGCCAAAAGCCAGTTGCTTGACGGCAACACGCTGCTCTTTGCCGAAGGATTGTCTTCCGGAATCGTCATCTTCAACCACCAGTACGAACACCGGACTGTCGGCGAGCCGATCACGGAGCAGGTGATTCGCGGGCCCATTGAGGGCTTTGTCGAGGCCCTTCGCGTCAACACGGCGTTGCTGCGCAAGCACATCAAAGACGAGCGATTGCGTTTTGAATCGATGACCATCGGCCGGCGGAGCAAGACAAAGGCGGTCGTCGCCTATGTGGAGGGGATCGCCTATCCCCCCCGGATCGACGCTGTCAAGGAGGACTTGAAAAGCCTTGACATCGACGTGGTCCATGATGTGGCCGAACTGTCGCTGCTGTTACAGAAGCGATCCTTCAACATTTTTCCGCTCAGCCTGACGAGTGAGCGCACTGACCGGGTGACGGCCGCTTTGATGGAAGGGCGCATCGCCGTCTTCATCGACAACTCGCCATCGGCCATGGTGGTGCCGGCCATCTTCATCGATTTCTGGCGCACCCCGGAGGATTACTACTATTCGCCCCTTTTGGCCACCTTTTTCCGCATTTTGCGCATGATCGTCGGCAACCACCTGACCATGATGCTGCCGGCCTTATACATCTCCTTCACCGAGTTTCCCACGGGGATTATCGGTTCCCAGTTGATCATGAACATGGCCGCTTCCCGGGAGGGGATCGCCTTCCCCCCAACGGTGGAGGTGCTGCTCATGTTGCTCATGCTTGACATCATCCTGGAAGCGAGCCAGCGACTGCCGCGCATCGTCGGCGGCGCCGTCACGATCGTGGGTGGTCTGATCCTGGGACAGGCGGCTGTCCAGTCAAAACTGGCCTCCAATATCATCGTTATCATCGTGGCTGTGACGGCGATCACCAACCTGACCGTGTCCAATCTATCGATGCTTCAGGCCATGCGGCTCTTGAAATACTATTTCATGATTTGGGCTGCCTTCTTTGGTGTGGTCGGTGTCGTCTTTGCCGCGACCACCGTGCTGGCCTATGTGGGATCCTTAAAATCCTATGGCGTTCCCTATCTGAGCCAGATGTCGGCCATCCATCTCCGGGACCTTACCGATACGATCTACCTCTTTTCGCCCAAGTGGCGGACAAACCGTCCACGAACCTTTAAGGCTGAGGATGGACAACACTGGGATACCCAGTCGATGAAATACAACGAAGACAGCATGGACGATATTTGACCGGTTTTGGCGAAGGTATGACCGGCGCCAGATCAGCCGCTTGGAGAGGGTACTGTGTACAAAGAAGAGATCTCCATGATCCAGATCGGACTCTTGATGGGCTCCTTTTTTGTCTCCGGGGCCGGTCTCTACTACCATGGCTTTTTGCTGCACAGCGTCACCTACAATCCCTGGCTGCCTCTCCTGTCCGGCGGGCTGTTGTCGTTGCTGCCCTCCGCTCTGGCGTGGTACTTTTGCGCCCGTTTCCCGCGAGACAACATCGTCGGGGTTGCTCAAAAGCTGGCAGGACGCTGGCTTGGCGTCGTCATCACGCTGCCGCTGGTCCTGTTTCATTGGGCCCTGCCCCTTCCCGTCTTCCGGATCGCTGCCGAACTGCTCGTGGATGTGCATCTCAACCAGACGGCGCCGGTCGTCCTGTCCACCATCCTGCTGGCCATCGCCTGTTGGATCGCTCTCATGGGCACCGAAGTGGTGACGCGGACCAACGACGAGCACCTGGTGATCATCTTTCCGTTGACGGTGGTCATGTTTTATCTCTCCATCGCCGATATTCGCCTGGAACTGGTCCTTCCGGTGAACCAGTTTGATTTTTCCTACTGGGGCCGCCTCGATTTTTACGCTTCGCTGATGGTCTTTTTTGGCTTTAGCCTGCCCCTGTTCCTCAATGACTCCTTGGGGCATAGCAAGAAGATGTATTGGGTGATTCTCACCGTCACGATCGTCGGAATCCTCTACCTGCTGCTCACCCTTTTTTTGATCCTGGGGACGCTGGGGATGGAGATGGCCTCCAGCTTTGAGCAGCCCTTGAAAGTGAAGATGACCACCTTGCGCCAGATGGTCTTTTTTCAACGGGTCGACATCTTCTTGGTCCTTCTCTGGATGTTTCCCACGACGACGGCGATGGCGGCGATGATTGTCACCGGCGCGCGCGCGGTCGGACAGTGGTTAAACCTGACCAACTATCATCCCGTTATCTATGTGTATTTTGTGGTCGCCTTTTTGCTCCGGTCTTGGTTCGAAGCCTTTCAACAATCCACCCAGTTTCTCCGCTGGCTCGGTCCCCTCTGGGGGATCTTTATGATCGGCACAGTGGGGATTCTGTTGCTTCTGGCCCGCTTCCGCCGGAAAAAAACTGCGGCCTCTCGCGGAACCGGAGGGGATTGTCATGGGTAAGCGCAAAGACATCCGGGCATTGACATTCTTATTGCTTGTTTTCGGGGCGCTGTTGACGGGTTGCCAGGATAAGATGCCCATTGAACGGCGCGCCTTGGTCATGAATATCGGCTTCGATCTCGGTGAAAAAAAAGCGTTAGCATTGATCCCGGACATCCACAATCCCAAACAGTCGGAGTCCAACACCCAGCCCGCCCCCGACAAAACAGCCGGGCCGCCGACGGTGGCGCCACGCCTGGAGGGCGAGACCATTGATGATTGCGTGGAGCATTCGAAAACCGTCTTGCCTCGCCAGTTGGACTTTGGCTTGTCGGGGACGATTGTCATCCGAGAACGAGCCGCCCGGGAAGGTATCTTCCCATTTTTGTCTTGGAGCATGTTTCAGGCGTCGGTCCGGCACAACGCTTACGTTTTTGTGTCGGAAACAGACCTGCAGACCTTGTTTTCCGGCAAAACCATCACCCTGGAGGGGACGCAAGGGGGGAACATCCTGGTCAGTCAATTGAACGCCGAGACGCGATCACCGGCGATCGCGCGGACCTTTCTCTGGGACGCCTACCGGACCTATCTGGACAAGACCGGCTGTATCACCGTCCCTTACATCCGGGGGGAAGAGGGAAAGATCCGGTACATTGGCACGGCGATCTTCCACCATGACAAGATGGTCGGCGCCCTGAACGTGCCGGAAACAGCGTTGATGACGACGATCCGGGAAGAACGGGTCCCCTTCCTCTACACTTTCCGCTTTCACGCCCCCGGCGGGAGCGAGGGAGGGAGGGATCCGCAGATGAAAGGACAGATGAATGCCCGTGACGACAAGGTCGGCGATGTAACCGTCCGGATTCAGCAGGTGAAGAGTTCCTACCGTGTGCGCCGCGAAGGCCCTGGCCAGTATGCGGCGACGATCCGCGTCGATATGACGGGGATGCTCTCAGACGCCAACCCGCCGCAAGTTCGTTATACCATGGAGGATTTTGACGCCATGGGGGTTCAGGGGAGCCGATCGCTTGTCGATGACATGGATCGCATGCTGAAAAAAACGCAACAGATGCGGTCTGATGTGCTGC from Heliomicrobium gestii includes the following:
- a CDS encoding spore germination protein, translated to MVEENKQSFWNTFLYKHRKDELPPPDDRSGKVERALPASLEATKDALKQALGEPKDLFFRPIENPALGRKFLLAAIEGLIDKKELALHVIEPLQNAPPQDESSDIFEALGETVISVPNWQKIKTLDQAKSQLLDGNTLLFAEGLSSGIVIFNHQYEHRTVGEPITEQVIRGPIEGFVEALRVNTALLRKHIKDERLRFESMTIGRRSKTKAVVAYVEGIAYPPRIDAVKEDLKSLDIDVVHDVAELSLLLQKRSFNIFPLSLTSERTDRVTAALMEGRIAVFIDNSPSAMVVPAIFIDFWRTPEDYYYSPLLATFFRILRMIVGNHLTMMLPALYISFTEFPTGIIGSQLIMNMAASREGIAFPPTVEVLLMLLMLDIILEASQRLPRIVGGAVTIVGGLILGQAAVQSKLASNIIVIIVAVTAITNLTVSNLSMLQAMRLLKYYFMIWAAFFGVVGVVFAATTVLAYVGSLKSYGVPYLSQMSAIHLRDLTDTIYLFSPKWRTNRPRTFKAEDGQHWDTQSMKYNEDSMDDI
- a CDS encoding GerAB/ArcD/ProY family transporter; the protein is MYKEEISMIQIGLLMGSFFVSGAGLYYHGFLLHSVTYNPWLPLLSGGLLSLLPSALAWYFCARFPRDNIVGVAQKLAGRWLGVVITLPLVLFHWALPLPVFRIAAELLVDVHLNQTAPVVLSTILLAIACWIALMGTEVVTRTNDEHLVIIFPLTVVMFYLSIADIRLELVLPVNQFDFSYWGRLDFYASLMVFFGFSLPLFLNDSLGHSKKMYWVILTVTIVGILYLLLTLFLILGTLGMEMASSFEQPLKVKMTTLRQMVFFQRVDIFLVLLWMFPTTTAMAAMIVTGARAVGQWLNLTNYHPVIYVYFVVAFLLRSWFEAFQQSTQFLRWLGPLWGIFMIGTVGILLLLARFRRKKTAASRGTGGDCHG
- a CDS encoding Ger(x)C family spore germination protein, with the translated sequence MGKRKDIRALTFLLLVFGALLTGCQDKMPIERRALVMNIGFDLGEKKALALIPDIHNPKQSESNTQPAPDKTAGPPTVAPRLEGETIDDCVEHSKTVLPRQLDFGLSGTIVIRERAAREGIFPFLSWSMFQASVRHNAYVFVSETDLQTLFSGKTITLEGTQGGNILVSQLNAETRSPAIARTFLWDAYRTYLDKTGCITVPYIRGEEGKIRYIGTAIFHHDKMVGALNVPETALMTTIREERVPFLYTFRFHAPGGSEGGRDPQMKGQMNARDDKVGDVTVRIQQVKSSYRVRREGPGQYAATIRVDMTGMLSDANPPQVRYTMEDFDAMGVQGSRSLVDDMDRMLKKTQQMRSDVLQIGRFVRPINIEEWRALDWHDVFPTVPVTFEVTLRVVGATR